The nucleotide sequence GCAGACCGAGGACGCGGCGGCGGCGCTGCATCAGCGTCGCACCCGCCGGCTGCGGCTGTTGCTCGGTGCGACGGAGGTGTTCGCCGCCGTCGCGGTCACGCTGGCCGCGGTCGCGATCTCCAGCGAGCGGCGGGCCCGGGACGCGGCCGACGAAGCCGACGCGCAGCGCGAGGCCGCGCAGTCTCGGCAGGTCGCGATCCAGGCGGGGTCGTTGACCACCCAGGATCCGGCGCTGGCCCAGCAGCTGGCGCTGGCCGCCTTCCGGATCGCGCCGACCATCGAAGCGCGCTCGGCGCTGCTGGACGTCTCCGCACAGGCACCGGTGACGCGGATCGCCGTTCCGGCCGGTCCGGCGGCGGTGGCGATCTCCATCGACGGGCAGCTGATCGCGACCGGCAACACGGACGGCAGGATGCGGCTCTTCACCTCCGGTGACGGCCGGATCCGTGAGCTCGGCAGCATCACCGTCGACGCCGAGGAGCAGCTGTACGGCGTCGCCATCAGCCCGGACAAGCAGCTGGCCGCGGTCGGTGGCACGGGTTCGGTGGCGCGGCTGGTCGACATCAGCGACCCCACCGACCCGCGGCTGCTCGACCAGCTCCTGCCCGCGGCGTCGGTCGAAGGCATGCGGTTCAGCCCGGACGGCACGATGCTGGTCGCGAGCACGGCGGTGGACCTCGCGCACCGATGGCGGCTCGCGGCCGACGGCTCCGCGACCGCGCTGGGCACCCTGCAGGGCTTCGGCGGGTACCTGCACTGGTCCGACTTCAGCGCGGACGGCCGACTGATCGCGACCTCGAGCAGCGACGGCCGGGTCCGGCTGTGGGGCGCACACGCGCCGGGTGCGACCAGCACCCCGCTGGCCGAGGTGACGGTCGGAGGTGCGGTCGACACCCCGGCCGGGCCGACCGCCAACGCCGTCCCCGCTGTCGACTTCAGTCCCCACGGCCGCCTGCTCGCCGTTGGCGCCCGCGACGGGAAGGTGCACCTGTTCCACGTCGGCCACACCGGTCTCGAGCCGGACGGGGCGCCGCTCGGTGACTTCGCCGCGCAGATCAACCACCTCGAGTTCAGCGCCGACGGCACCGAACTCGCCGCCGGCAGCTCGGACACCACGGTGCGTACCTTCGACGTCGCGAGCCGCACGGAAACCGGGCGGTTGGAGAGCACCACGCCGATCACGTCGCTGTTCTACGTGGGAGCGAGCAAGCAGCTGGTGTTCGGCTCGCCGGACGGCTACGTGCGGTTGTGGCGGAGGCCCGGTGCGGCCCTGCCTGCGGCGCCGTACCCCGTCGCGAGCCTCGGCTACGCGGCCGGCGGCGGGCTGCTGGCCGTCGGAACCGGCTCCGGCCCGGGTGGCGAGGTGCAGCTGTGGGACGTCGTCGATCCGGCCGTGGCACACAGGCTCGGCACCATCAGGTCACCCGAGTCAGGCGTCCTGCTCAATGGCGAGGCGGCGCTGAGTGCCGACGCGACCCTGCTCGCGGCCGGCACGGCCACCGGCGAGGTCCAGCTGTGGGACGTGCGCACGCCGGCGAGTCCGCGACTGCGCAGCCGGATCTCGGTCTCGCCGACCCTCATCCAGCAGCTGGCGATCACCGCCGACACGCGGGTCCTCGCGGTCGCCGCCGACGACGGCGAGGTCACCGTGTGGGACGTGGCCGACCCAGCCGACCCACAGCCGCGAGCCACCCTCACCGATGCCGACGACCGCGTGCTGGCGGTCGCGTTCAGTCCAGACGGCCGCACTCTCGTCGCGGCCAGCGCCGACCAGTCGGCCTACGTCTACGACGTGGCCGACCCCGCTCGGCCGCGGTTGCTCACCCAGCTCGACGACTTCGGCAACTTCGTCCACTCCGTGGCCTTCGCGCCCGGCGGCGACACGATGGCCATCGGCAGCGACGACGAGACCGTGCGGCTCTACGACCTGCGCGAGCCGGCCCGCCCGCGGCTGCTGGGTGAGCCCCTGACCGGACCGAACGGCTACGTCTACTCGGTCACGTTCACCCGCGA is from Jiangella alkaliphila and encodes:
- a CDS encoding nSTAND1 domain-containing NTPase translates to MTGETTQGAGPSDIVTRGDFAQALTAARKQARLTVREVAAAAGVPTGTVGGYFSGRHLPNLTFLEPFHAVLDALGIGDHAPWVDALERVRWSRSKRLADRSAPYKGLDSYQPEDADWFFGRDDLTARIVGAVRDRAPAGGQVVVVGPSGSGKSSILRAGVIPRLRGGALPGAWQVRLMTPGEHPAAELAAVLDVGAASGRTLLVVDQFEELFTLCDDEPERAEFVSALTRANPLLVVLIGLRADYYAFATRVPALAPALQQAQLVVTPMSVAELETAITEPARRAGVDLDARLVDRLLSDIAPTTWRHGAHDAGALPLLSHALRATWARADRQSLTLADYEATGGLHGAVSQTANEVYESLSPDGKDLARQLFLRLVADDGEVAARRRMKWEELIDPDHTDDLAAAVLERFVAARLLTADAEFVEVSHEALLTAWPRIQKWIDEDRDGLKLHRLLTEAAADWNAADRDPGLLWRGGRLEAARAWVADADQPALLNPAEQAFLTASRQTEDAAAALHQRRTRRLRLLLGATEVFAAVAVTLAAVAISSERRARDAADEADAQREAAQSRQVAIQAGSLTTQDPALAQQLALAAFRIAPTIEARSALLDVSAQAPVTRIAVPAGPAAVAISIDGQLIATGNTDGRMRLFTSGDGRIRELGSITVDAEEQLYGVAISPDKQLAAVGGTGSVARLVDISDPTDPRLLDQLLPAASVEGMRFSPDGTMLVASTAVDLAHRWRLAADGSATALGTLQGFGGYLHWSDFSADGRLIATSSSDGRVRLWGAHAPGATSTPLAEVTVGGAVDTPAGPTANAVPAVDFSPHGRLLAVGARDGKVHLFHVGHTGLEPDGAPLGDFAAQINHLEFSADGTELAAGSSDTTVRTFDVASRTETGRLESTTPITSLFYVGASKQLVFGSPDGYVRLWRRPGAALPAAPYPVASLGYAAGGGLLAVGTGSGPGGEVQLWDVVDPAVAHRLGTIRSPESGVLLNGEAALSADATLLAAGTATGEVQLWDVRTPASPRLRSRISVSPTLIQQLAITADTRVLAVAADDGEVTVWDVADPADPQPRATLTDADDRVLAVAFSPDGRTLVAASADQSAYVYDVADPARPRLLTQLDDFGNFVHSVAFAPGGDTMAIGSDDETVRLYDLREPARPRLLGEPLTGPNGYVYSVTFTRDGSSVAAVADGVVWIWDVADPSRAALTETLRVSEGALLAVAASPVADRIVAGGADRIPYSWNTDSGQVADRLCELAGSELTADEWRRHVPGQRFSAPCGRPDAG